A window from Pseudomonas moraviensis encodes these proteins:
- a CDS encoding TetR/AcrR family transcriptional regulator: MGAIAQEGAAGIATAVAESVQYQGRKASRQGSEQRRQDILDAAMRIVVRDGVRAVRHRAVAAEAGVPLSATTYYFKDIDDLLTDTFAQYVERSAAYMAKLWVNNEGLLREMVVSADGSPESRSQLADDIARLMADYVHRQLINRREHLMAEQAFRQEALLNPRLAILVRSHQQILLQGTCQLFQVLGSREPQQDAKVLTAIIGRMEYQGLLNDAEPLAEEDMLGILTRYMHLVLASV; encoded by the coding sequence ATGGGTGCAATAGCTCAAGAAGGTGCAGCGGGTATCGCCACTGCGGTCGCTGAAAGTGTTCAGTACCAGGGCCGCAAGGCCAGCCGACAGGGCAGTGAGCAGCGTCGCCAGGACATTCTCGACGCAGCAATGCGCATTGTCGTGCGCGACGGCGTGCGTGCCGTGCGCCATCGTGCGGTCGCGGCGGAGGCGGGTGTGCCGCTGTCGGCGACCACGTATTACTTCAAGGATATCGATGACCTGCTCACCGATACCTTTGCCCAATACGTCGAACGCAGCGCGGCGTACATGGCCAAGTTGTGGGTCAACAACGAAGGTCTGTTGCGTGAGATGGTGGTCAGCGCCGACGGCAGCCCCGAATCGCGCTCGCAACTGGCCGATGACATTGCGCGGCTGATGGCCGATTACGTGCACCGGCAATTGATCAACCGCCGCGAGCATCTGATGGCTGAACAGGCATTCCGTCAGGAAGCGCTGCTCAACCCGCGTCTGGCCATTCTGGTGCGTTCGCATCAGCAGATTCTGCTGCAGGGTACTTGCCAGTTGTTCCAGGTATTGGGCTCGCGCGAACCGCAGCAGGATGCCAAGGTGTTGACGGCGATTATCGGGCGGATGGAATATCAGGGCCTGCTCAATGACGCCGAGCCCCTGGCCGAAGAGGACATGCTCGGGATTCTGACGCGGTATATGCACCTGGTGCTGGCATCGGTCTAG